The following coding sequences lie in one Xiphias gladius isolate SHS-SW01 ecotype Sanya breed wild chromosome 24, ASM1685928v1, whole genome shotgun sequence genomic window:
- the LOC120786175 gene encoding gap junction beta-4 protein-like, whose product MNWAFLEGLLSGVNKYSTAFGRIWLAIVFIFRLLVFLVACEKVWGDEQKDFDCNTRQPGCQNVCYDHYFPISYTRLWALQLIFVTCPSLLVTLHVAYREDRERKHRLKYGEDCTPLYDNTGKKRGGLWWTYFFSLLFKIAVDSVFVFLLFYIYEATFFPPLVKCTEEPCPNVVDCYIARPTEKKIFTIFMVVTSFVCIFLTLCEIFYLCGKRFWECCRRGPRSVRENSFMMTKTPLNGKENSTYKELVMEKAKMVDMGNTDVAKESSAPAYSIAVS is encoded by the exons ATGAACTGGGCCTTCCTCGAGGGCCTCCTTAGCGGAGTGAACAAGTATTCAACGGCTTTCGGTCGCATCTGGCTTGCTatcgttttcattttcaggcttTTGGTTTTCCTGGTGGCTTGTGAGAAGGTATGGGGCGATGAGCAGAAGGACTTTGACTGCAACACCCGCCAGCCCGGTTGCCAGAATGTCTGCTACGACCACTACTTCCCAATCTCCTACACCCGACTCTGGGCTCTCCAGCTGATCTTTGTCACCTGCCCGTCCCTTCTTGTGACTCTCCATGTGGCCTACAGAGAAGACCGGGAGCGCAAGCACCGGCTGAAGTATGGAGAAGACTGCACCCCTCTTTATGATAACACAGGGAAGAAACGAGGGGGTCTCTGGTGGACCTACTTCTTCAGCCTGCTGTTCAAGATAGCAGTGGATTCCGTGTTTGTCTTCCTGCTGTTCTACATCTATGAAGCCACCTTCTTCCCTCCATTGGTCAAATGCACTGAAGAGCCATGTCCAAACGTGGTGGACTGCTACATTGCCAG GcccacagagaagaaaatattcACCATCTTCATGGTGGTGACCAgttttgtgtgcattttcctCACTCTCTGCGAGATCTTCTACCTGTGCGGGAAGAGGTTCTGGGAGTGTTGCAGAAGAGGACCTCGCTCTGTGAGAGAAAACTCCTTCATGATGACCAAAACTCCTCTGAATGGGAAGGAAAACTCAACGTACAAAGAGCTTGTCATGGAGAAGGCAAAGATGGTCGACATGGGCAACACAGACGTGGCCAAAGAGAGTTCAGCCCCAGCATACAGCATAGCAGTCTCCTGA
- the LOC120786176 gene encoding gap junction beta-3 protein-like produces the protein MDWKFLQGLLSGVNKYSTAFGRIWLSVVFVFRVMVFVVAAERVWSDDQGQFDCNTRQPGCTNLCYDYFFPISHIRLWALQLIFVTCPSFMVVLHVAYREERERKYQAKHGENSRLYDNTGQKHGGLWWTYLISLFIKTTFEILFLYFLHYIYDSFKLPRKVQCDISPCPNLVDCYIARPTEKTVFTYFMVGASVVCVVLNVCEIFYLIASRVVNLKHQGSTHTSSRRIHPGMNCGGCKSSLTS, from the coding sequence ATGGATTGGAAGTTTCTCCAGGGTCTTCTTAGTGGAGTCAACAAGTACTCCACTGCCTTCGGACGCATCTGGCTATCAGTGGTCTTCGTCTTCCGGGTGATGGTCTTCGTGGTGGCTGCCGAGCGTGTCTGGAGCGACGACCAGGGACAATTTGATTGCAACACCCGCCAACCGGGTTGCACCAACTTGTGCTATGATTACTTCTTCCCCATCTCCCACATTCGCCTGTGGGCCCTCCAGCTCATCTTCGTCACCTGCCCTTCATTCATGGTGGTGTTACACGTGGCCTACCGAGAGGAGCGGGAACGCAAGTACCAAGCCAAGCACGGTGAGAACTCACGGCTGTATGACAACACGGGCCAAAAGCATGGCGGCCTCTGGTGGACTTATCTGATAAGCCTGTTTATCAAAACCACCTTCGAAATCCTGTTCCTCTACTTCCTCCACTACATCTATGACAGCTTCAAGCTGCCCAGGAAGGTCCAGTGTGATATCAGTCCCTGTCCCAATTTGGTGGACTGCTACATTGCCCGGCCCACCGAGAAGACCGTTTTCACCTACTTCATGGTGGGGGCTTCTGTCGTGTGTGTGGTGCTCAACGTCTGTGAGATTTTCTATCTTATTGCGTCCCGGGTGGTGAATCTCAAACATCAAGGGAGCACCCACACTTCATCTAGGAGGATCCATCCTGGCATGAACTGTGGTGGCTGCAAGTCCTCTCTGACATCCTAG